The following coding sequences lie in one Arachis ipaensis cultivar K30076 chromosome B05, Araip1.1, whole genome shotgun sequence genomic window:
- the LOC107642304 gene encoding glycine-rich domain-containing protein 1, whose protein sequence is MEPQQELEWMKAQNIAVSVDLEAAAKKQLQFLAAVDRNRHLYDGSALDRAIYRYNACWLPLLAKHSQSRIFEGPLVVPLDCEWVWHCHKLNPVRYKSDCEELYGRILDNFGVVSTVEGVCSRQTEEIWNKMYPNEPYNVDLTNLLPEDISERISSLAKYTKYDLVSAAKRQSPFFYQVSRLHMKNDLFIREAVARYKGFLYLIKSNKEKGIKRFCVPTYDIDLIWHSHQLHPASYCKDLNEALGKVLEHDDTDSDRTKGKKLDTGFSGTTKQWENTFGTRYWKSGAMYRGNAPSPITSSPYSSTMIRKKVVPSDENPHENLLQDRKIVEVLLEFVGVKNLPEGQERGLHVIFSKSQPDAFLNAKRRLSILSESKEKRVASFQCEPTGELHFELMSHSSSSLAIRRSAKTLGSASFFMKDYLDPVSQLSVEKWLELVPSSGTINSKPIMLRVAISFTVPVSAPYVLEMTRSSPFSKNACFFNLPVRARHAKSWTHATDETGTTFISLLMRDLKDSENTGSIGKEVVGLMNSGETRVLANSMEDGWSVMNNLWLFKKIKNDGHLFELTGSTMVKLFPGRKLDYEARHHGKQANETGLLTAVEFSTEDPYGKAVALLDLRSRIVMAKEKWMVLPGIILAFIASNMMKKEGFEGIIAKSKDLKVNGSDEAKDKIELKGVDSNINNVSSGNAAGLTKKLGGSAGGFGNNEVKSGGCGGCGAGACGGGCGNMVRSGGGCGSGCGGGCGGGVV, encoded by the exons ATGGAACCACAGCAAGAATTAGAGTGGATGAAAGCTCAGAACATTGCAGTAAGTGTGGACCTTGAAGCCGCCGCGAAAAAGCAGCTTCAGTTCCTTGCAGCTGTAGATAGGAATCGTCACCTCTATGATGGTTCTGCTCTTGACAGGGCAATCTATAG GTACAATGCTTGTTGGCTTCCCTTGCTCGCGAAACATTCTCAGTCTCGGATCTTTGAAGGGCCTTTGGTAGTTCCTCTTGACTGTGAATGGGTTTGGCACTGTCACAAGCTCAACCCG GTAAGATACAAGTCTGACTGTGAGGAACTTTACGGTCGGATACTCGACAACTTTGGTGTTGTCTCCACTGTTGAAGGAGTTTGTAGCAGGCAAACTGAAGAAATATGGAATAAAATGTATCCTAATGAGCCCTACAATGTTGATTTGACTAACCTTCTTCCAGAGGATATCTCTGAAAGGATTTCAAGTCTTGCAAAATACACCAAATATGATCTGGTTTCAGCTGCCAAGAGGCAGAGTCCATTCTTTTACCAG GTATCAAGACTCCACATGAAAAATGATCTGTTTATCAGGGAAGCCGTGGCCAGGTACAAAGGCTTCCTGTATCTTATCAAGAGCAACAAGGAGAAGGGTATCAAGCGCTTCTGTGTTCCGACTTATGACATTGACCTAATCTGGCACTCTCACCAGTTGCATCCAGCTTCTTATTGTAAAGACCTCAACGAAGCACTTGGAAAAGTACTGGAACATGATGATACAGACTCAGACAGAACTAAAGGAAAGAAACTGGATACTGGTTTTTCTGGAACAACAAAACAGTGGGAAAACACATTTGGTACAAGATATTGGAAGTCTGGAGCAATGTATAGGGGTAATGCTCCATCTCCTATCACAAGTAGCCCTTATTCATCTACCATGATTCGCAAGAAGGTTGTTCCTTCAGATGAAAATCCACATGAAAATTTGCTACAAGATCGGAAAATCGTGGAG GTTCTGTTAGAGTTTGTTGGGGTTAAAAACTTACCCGAGGGACAAGAAAGAGGTCTTCATGTCATATTTTCCAAATCACAGCCTGATGCATTTCTTAATGCTAAAAGGAGACTAAGTATTTTGTCGGAATCTAAAGAAAAACGAGTTGCATCATTCCAGTGTGAGCCTACAGGGGAGCTACATTTTGAGCTAATGTCACATTCTTCTTCTAGCTTAGCAATTAGAAGATCAGCAAAGACATTGGGATCTGCTTCATTCTTCATGAAAGACTATCTAGACCCAGTTTCACAACTCTCTGTTGAGAAATGGTTGGAGTTGGTGCCAAGTTCTGGTACAATTAACTCAAAACCAATCATGTTAAGAGTAGCCATCTCCTTTACTGTCCCAGTTTCTGCTCCATATGTGCTTGAAATGACTCGGTCATCCccattttcgaaaaatgcatgtTTCTTCAATCTTCCTGTTAGGGCTCGCCATGCCAAGAGCTGGACTCATGCCACAGATGAAACTGGCACCACATTCATAAGCCTTCTAATGAG GGATTTGAAGGACTCAGAAAACACAGGAAGTATAGGAAAGGAGGTTGTTGGCCTCATGAATTCTGGTGAAACTCGAGTTCTGGCTAACTCAATGGAAGATGGATGGTCTGTTATGAACAACCTCTGGttgtttaagaaaataaaaaatgatggTCATCTCTTTGAGCTTACTGGCTCCACGATG GTGAAGCTCTTCCCAGGAAGAAAGCTAGACTATGAAGCTAGGCACCATGGGAAACAAGCAAATGAAACGGGCTTGTTAACCGCAGTCGAATTCTCCACAGAAGATCCTTATGGCAAAGCAGTAGCATTGCTTGACTTGAGATCAAGAATTGTCATG GCTAAGGAAAAGTGGATGGTGTTGCCTGGGATCATATTGGCTTTCATTGCTTCTAACATGATGAAGAAAGAAGGGTTTGAAGGCATCATTGCTAAGAGTAAAGATCTGAAGGTGAATGGTTCAGATGAggcaaaagataagatagaactGAAGGGAGTGGACTCAAACATCAATAATGTGTCAAGTGGAAATGCTGCAGGGTTGACAAAAAAGCTTGGAGGCTCAGCTGGAGGCTTTGGGAACAATGAAGTAAAGAGTGGTGGCTGTGGAGGCTGCGGTGCTGGTGCTTGTGGTGGAGGGTGTGGAAATATGGTTAGAAGTGGTGGTGGATGTGGTTCTGGTTGTGGCGGAGGCTGCGGAGGAGGGGTGGTTTAA
- the LOC107642307 gene encoding transcription factor bHLH93: MELSQLGFLEELLLLAPRRVEETCWNNGFNDLLPTTPPPSASVSASWSFDSLDDNPSLNPSFSSFSTPLDHRFDSSYAASFPFLDAFTIPPELHHSPPPLLPQQEHNNNNNNHPLVEEEEEELGFLGNDDNNQSLEERNSGRCKVEEQQALEVPAVVFNMGMCGEKKVPKSKKLEGQPSKNLMAERRRRKRLNDRLSMLRSIVPKISKMDRTSILGDTIDYMKELLERIAKLQEETMEEEGKNQIHLLGISKELKPNEVMFRNSPKFDVERRDHDTRISICCATKPGLLLSTVNTLEALGLEIHQCVISGFNDFSMQASCSEVAEERNCISTEDVKQALFKNAGYGGRCV; this comes from the exons atggagctTTCTCAACTTGGTTTTCTGGAGGAACTACTACTACTGGCTCCAAGGAGAGTAGAAGAAACATGTTGGAATAATGGTTTCAATGATCTACTCCCTACTACTCCTCCTCcttctgcttctgtttctgcTTCTTGGAGCTTTGACTCTCTTGATGATAACCCTTCTTTGAATCCCTCATTTTCTTCGTTCTCAACACCTTTAGACCACAGATTTGACTCTTCTTATGCTGCTTCATTTCCATTTCTTGATGCCTTCACAATCCCACCAGAGCTTCATCACTCACCACCACCACTTTTGCCACAACAagaacacaacaacaacaacaacaaccaccctttggtggaagaagaagaagaagagcttgGATTTCTTGGTAATGATGATAACAATCAGAGCTTGGAAGAGAGGAACAGCGGTAGATGCAAAGTTGAGGAACAACAAGCTCTTGAGGTGCCAGCTGTAGTGTTCAACATGGGAATGTGTGGAGAGAAAAAGGTACCAAAGTCAAAGAAACTTGAAGGGCAGCCCTCAAAGAATCTCATGGctgaaaggagaagaagaaagcgTTTGAATGATCGCCTTTCAATGCTGAGGTCCATAGTCCCTAAGATAAGCAAG ATGGACAGGACCTCCATTCTAGGAGATACCATAGATTACATGAAAGAGCTTCTAGAAAGGATTGCTAAGTTGCAAGAGGAAACAATGGAAGAGGAGGGAAAGAATCAGATACACCTCTTGGGAATTTCAAAAGAGCTAAAGCCAAATGAAGTAATGTTCAGAAACTCCCCTaag TTTGATGTTGAGAGGAGGGACCATGACACAAGGATCAGCATCTGCTGTGCTACAAAGCCAGGGTTGTTGCTGTCAACAGTGAACACTCTAGAAGCATTAGGCCTTGAAATTCACCAATGTGTCATAAGCGGCTTCAATGATTTTTCAATGCAAGCATCTTGCTCAGAG GTCGCTGAGGAAAGAAACTGTATTAGCACAGAAGATGTTAAGCAAGCACTATTCAAAAATGCAGGCTATGGTGGAAGATGTGTCTAA
- the LOC107642303 gene encoding uncharacterized protein At4g37920, chloroplastic: MMGYEVCTSIFNTTSTTPTLIPFNDNLSPACHVTPSPSSASKSSLFFTKHQRTKLFPQNFKPHILLCASLPSPQASSASTAQVEEQEEVEIAKGYTMTQFCDKIIDLFLNEKTKSKEWRKYLVFREEWNKYRDNFYNRCQKRADMEKDPTMKQKLVSLGRRVKKIDDEMEGHCDLLKEIQDSPTDINAIVTRRRKDFTGEFFRYLNLIADTFNGLEDRDAIARLGTRCLSAVSVYDNTLENVETLDDAQAKFDDILDSPSIDVACEKIKSLAKAKDLDSSLILLINGAWAKAKESTTMKEEVKDIMYQLYKATKSSLRSITPKEIKLLKHLLNITDPEERFSALATAFSPGDEHEVKIPDALYTTPKELHKWIKIMLDAYNLNKEEADFREARQLNQPIVMRRLLILKETIEEEYLAKPPIEKAEPIEESKLDEF; the protein is encoded by the exons ATGATGGGGTACGAGGTTTGCACCTCAATCTTCAACACCACCAGCACCACTCCCACCCTTATCCCTTTCAATGATAATCTCTCCCCAGCTTGCCACGTCACCCCTTCTCCCTCTTCTGCTTCCAAGTCTTCACTTTTCTTTACAAAACACCAAAGAACAAAACTTTTCCCCCAGAATTTCAAACCCCATATCCTCCTATGCGCCTCTCTACCCA GTCCACAAGCTAGCAGCGCGTCGACAGCTCAAGTGGAGGAGCAAGAGGAGGTTGAAATTGCAAAGGGATACACTATGACTCAGTTTTGTGACAAAATCATAGATTTATTCTTGAATGAGAAGACCAAATCAAAGGAATGGAGGAAGTATTTGGTATTCAGGGAGGAATGGAACAAATACAGGGACAACTTCTACAACAGGTGCCAAAAAAGGGCAGACATGGAGAAAGACCCAACCATGAAACAAAAACTCGTTTCATTGGGGAGAAGGGTGAAGAAG ATTGATGATGAAATGGAAGGACACTGTGACCTTCTCAAGGAGATACAAGATAGCCCAACTGACATTAATGCCATAGTCACTCGAAGGAGGAAAGACTTTACAGGAGAATTCTTCCGCTACCTTAATCTCATTGCAGACACATTCAATGGCTTGGAGGATCGTGATG CTATTGCGAGACTCGGGACAAGATGCTTGTCGGCTGTCAGTGTGTATGATAATACTCTGGAGAATGTCGAGACGTTAGATGATGCACAGGCTAAGTTTGATGATATCCTTGATTCTCCTTCTATTGATGTAGCTTGTGAGAAGATCAAAAGCCTTGCGAAGGCAAAGGACCTTGATTCTTCATTGATATTGTTGATCAATGGTGCTTGGGCTAAAGCAAAAGAATCTACCACAATGAAGGAAGAG GTGAAAGATATAATGTACCAATTGTACAAGGCCACAAAAAGCAGCTTAAGGAGTATTACTCCAAAAGAAATCAAGCTACTTAAGCATCTGTTGAACATCACAGACCCCGAGGAGCGATTTTCTGCATTGGCAACGGCCTTCTCTCCCGGCGATGAACATGAAGTCAAGATCCCTGATGCTCTATACAC TACCCCAAAGGAGCTGCACAAGTGGATAAAGATCATGCTTGATGCATATAATCTGAACAAGGAAGAAGCAGATTTTAGGGAAGCAAGGCAATTGAATCAGCCAATAGTTATGCGGAGGTTGCTTATTCTGAAGGAGACTATTGAAGAGGAATATCTGGCAAAACCCCCCATTGAGAAGGCTGAGCCAATAGAGGAGTCTAAATTAGATGAGTTTTAA
- the LOC107642305 gene encoding probable beta-D-xylosidase 6, whose product MTVIVSFSQDEHRHEWRFYLFYLILLLLLESTTPNPVALDYPCKPPHHSHYPFCNTSLSIPARATILTSLLTLSEKISLLSDNASSVPTLGIPRYEWWSESLHGLATNGPGVTFNGVVNSATSFPQVIVSAASFNRTLWSLIAAAVAVEARAMYNVGQAGLTFWAPNINIFRDPRWGRGQETPGEDPMVASAYGVEFVKGLQGGAGMIGNEVVLGEKSLLGDGGDDDDRLMVSACCKHFTAYDLDMWHQFSRYNFNAVVSKQDLEDTYQPPFRGCIQKGKASCLMCSYNAVNGVPACADADLLGLARYKWGFKGYITSDCDAVATVFEYQKYAKSEEDAVADVLKAGVDINCGTYMLRHTESAIEQGKVKEEDIDRALFNLFSVQMRLGLFDGDPSRGPFGKLGPQDVCTPQHLTLALEAARQGIVLLKNDKKFLPLDQNNDASLAVIGPMAVSDKLGGGYSGIPCSSKSLYDGLGEFSKRISYAPGCHNVSCNSDDGFAEALETAKKADFVVIFAGLDMAQETEDHDRVSLILPGRQMDLVSTIADASKSPVILVLTGGGPLDVSFAERNQQIGSILWVGYPGEAGGKALAEIIFGVVNPAGRLPVTWYPESFTNVPMTDMSMRADPSRGYPGRTYRFYTGSRVYGFGHGLSYSDYSYKFLSAPSKLSLSKTIKHNSRKSLLSQLMKADYKFDYIRVDELQSCSSLSFSVHISVTNLGELDGSHIVLLFSRGPKVFEGSPEAQLVGFSRVHTTSYESTETSVLVDPCEHLSFADEQGKKILPLGNHILSLGDVEHTFSIEMY is encoded by the exons ATGACAGTGATTGTATCGTTCTCCCAAGATGAGCATCGCCATGAATGGAGGTTTTATCTTTTCTACTTGATCCTCCTGCTGCTTCTTGAATCAACGACGCCGAACCCAGTTGCACTAGATTACCCGTGCAAGCCACCACACCACTCTCACTACCCATTCTGCAACACCTCCCTCTCCATCCCCGCCAGAGCCACCATCCTCACTTCCCTACTCACACTTTCCGAGAAAATCTCACTTCTCTCCGACAACGCCTCATCCGTCCCCACACTCGGCATCCCCCGCTATGAGTGGTGGTCAGAGTCTCTCCACGGCCTCGCCACCAACGGCCCCGGCGTCACTTTCAACGGTGTTGTTAACTCCGCCACGTCGTTTCCCCAGGTCATCGTCTCCGCCGCGTCCTTCAATCGGACGCTCTGGTCCCTCATCGCCGCCGCCGTCGCTGTGGAGGCCAGGGCCATGTATAATGTTGGGCAGGCTGGGTTGACTTTCTGGGCACCAAACATTAACATTTTTAGGGATCCAAGGTGGGGGAGGGGGCAGGAGACTCCAGGGGAGGATCCCATGGTGGCTTCTGCTTATGGAGTTGAGTTTGTGAAAGGGTTGCAAGGTGGCGCGGGAATGATTGGGAATGAGGTGGTCTTGGGGGAGAAGAGTTTGTTAGGTgatggtggtgatgatgatgataggcTTATGGTGTCTGCTTGTTGCAAGCATTTCACTGCTTATGATTTGGATATGTGGCACCAGTTCTCCAGATATAACTTCAATGCTGTG GTTTCAAAGCAGGATTTGGAGGACACCTATCAGCCCCCGTTTCGTGGATGCATTCAGAAAGGGAAAGCAAGCTGCTTGATGTGTTCCTACAATGCAGTTAATGGAGTTCCTGCTTGTGCTGATGCAGATCTCTTAGGACTGGCTAGATACAAGTGGGGATTTAAAGG GTATATTACCTCAGATTGTGATGCTGTGGCCACTGTTTTTGAGTATCAGAAATATGCGAAATCCGAGGAGGATGCTGTTGCTGATGTTCTCAAAGCTG GTGTGGATATTAATTGTGGAACATATATGCTTCGGCATACTGAATCTGCCATTGAGCAAGGAAAGGTGAAAGAGGAAGATATAGACAGAGCTCTTTTTAATCTTTTTTCTGTTCAAATGCGTCTTGGGTTATTTGATGGAGACCCAAGTAGAGGACCATTCGGCAAACTAGGGCCACAGGATGTTTGCACCCCACAGCACTTAACACTGGCACTTGAAGCGGCAAGGCAGGGTATTGTACTGCTGAAGAATGATAAGAAGTTCCTTCCCTTGGATCAGAATAATGATGCCTCCTTGGCTGTCATTGGCCCTATGGCAGTTTCAGACAAATTAGGAGGTGGCTACTCAG GAATTCCTTGCTCCTCAAAAAGCCTATATGATGGACTTGGAGAGTTTTCTAAGAGGATTTCATATGCTCCTGGTTGCCATAATGTATCATGCAATTCTGATGATGGTTTTGCTGAGGCTCTTGAGACTGCCAAAAAGGCTGATTTTGTTGTTATATTTGCGGGCCTTGACATGGCTCAAGAGACAGAGGATCATGACCGTGTTAGTCTAATCTTGCCTGGTAGACAGATGGACCTTGTATCAACCATTGCCGACGCTAGTAAAAGTCCAGTGATTCTTGTTCTTAcaggtggaggaccacttgatgTCTCTTTCGCGGAAAGAAATCAGCAAATTGGAAGTATTCTTTGGGTTGGATACCCTGGGGAAGCTGGTGGAAAAGCACTAGCCGAAATTATATTTGGAGTGGTCAATCCAG CTGGAAGGTTGCCAGTGACTTGGTACCCAGAGTCGTTTACCAACGTTCCCATGACTGACATGAGCATGCGAGCTGATCCTTCTCGTGGATATCCGGGAAGGACCTACCGATTTTATACTGGAAGTAGAGTATACGGATTTGGGCATGGCCTAAGTTACAGTGATTACTCGTACAAGTTCTTATCAGCTCCAAGTAAACTAAGTTTGTCTAAAACTATCAAACATAACTCCAGAAAGAGTTTATTAAGTCAGTTAATGAAAGCAGATTACAAATTTGATTATATTCGAGTCGATGAGTTGCAAAGTTGCAGCTCATTGAGTTTCTCGGTGCACATTTCTGTGACGAACCTTGGTGAGTTGGATGGAAGCCATATTGTGCTGTTGTTCTCTAGAGGACCAAAAGTGTTCGAAGGCTCGCCGGAAGCACAGCTGGTCGGATTCAGTCGAGTGCACACTACTTCTTACGAATCTACTGAAACAAGCGTTTTGGTGGATCCTTGTGAACACTTGAGCTTTGCAGATGAACAAGGAAAAAAGATATTGCCCCTGGGAAATCACATTTTGAGCCTGGGGGATGTTGAGCACACTTTTTCAATTGAAATGTATTGA
- the LOC107642306 gene encoding uncharacterized protein LOC107642306, translating to MPQKKDATITHQLRRSSRFLQENNDQLPPTTPRRSPRFLSHNPTTPIASKLKDSSKKPSNQRKPIEYCSRNTRGCTTLLRRSPRFVEGEVSTATQQNDGKESRNDKPSVSEAKVEKKHVVCGIASVEVSDVRKNEGGEKAKRKKRKRGKETAEGWSKEQELALQRAFFSVKPSPHFWKNVSKMVPGKSQQDCFDRIHGDHMTPPQLHPRSRARTVKSSPIQQFSISASELLKPTDKKVRRPNILKLKNCITQKSVEKLLQHRLQVDQGRRGDIFSILEPNIDFSSNASQPSAALSTPTKQKENQVLLQSCTETSSSSHKKKQSLSRFSGSHVTNLVSPPVLKQVKNKGMHEKYINQLRCREARRIANSARLPIPVPGKIIQKGDVVKAAKVALASEARDAINKFQQSQVNFMDNTFFSDEENIDDNV from the exons ATGCCGCAAAAGAAAGATGCCACAATCACCCACCAACTTCGAAGGTCTTCAAGATTCCTTCAAGAAAACAACGATCAGCTTCCCCCAACAACTCCTCGAAGGTCTCCTAGGTTCCTCAGCCACAACCCCACAACACCTATCGCTTCTAAGCTCAAAGATTCTTCAAAGAAACCTTCCAATCAGAGAAAACCAATTGAATATTGCTCCCGAAACACCAGAGGTTGTACCACTCTGTTGAGAAGATCTCCCAGATTCGTCGAAGGGGAAGTCTCTACTGCGACGCAGCAAAACGACGGGAAAGAGAGCAGAAACGACAAACCCTCGGTGTCCGAGGCGAAGGTGGAGAAAAAACATGTGGTTTGCGGTATTGCGAGTGTGGAAGTTTCTGATGTAAGGAAGAATGAAGGTGGAGAGAAggcaaagaggaagaagagaaagcgTGGCAAAGAGACAGCGGAAGGGTGGTCCAAGGAACAAGAATTGGCACTGCAAAGAGCATTCTTTTCTGTGAAACCAAGCCCCCATTTTTGGAAAAACGTTTCTAAAATG GTGCCAGGAAAGTCTCAACAAGATTGCTTTGATAGAATTCATGGTGACCACATGACGCCGCCTCAATTGCATCCTCGATCAAGGGCAAGGACAGTTAAATCATCGCCCATTCAACAATTCTCAATCTCTGCTAGTGAACTGCTCAAACCCACTGATAAGAAGGTTAGAAGACCAAATATTCTCAAACTAAAGAACTGCATAACCCAGAAGTCTGTTGAGAAGCTGTTACAGCACCGTCTTCAAGTCGATCAAGGCCGCAGAGGGGACATATTTTCCATTCTTGAACCAAACATTGATTTTTCTTCCAATGCTTCTCAGCCTAGTGCAGCACTTTCTACTCCAACGAAACAAAAGGAAAACCAAGTGTTGCTGCAAAGTTGCACTGAGACATCATCTTCAAGCCATAAGAAGAAGCAGTCCCTTTCAAGATTTAGCGGCTCCCACGTTACAAATCTTGTTAGCCCCCCTGTGCTAAAGCAAGTGAAGAACAAGGGAATGCATGAGAAATACATCAATCAACTACGTTGTAGGGAAGCAAGGAGAATAGCAAATTCTGCAAGATTACCAATCCCTGTACCTGGAAAAATAATTCAGAAAGGGGATGTGGTTAAAGCTGCAAAAGTTGCCTTGGCTTCTGAAGCTAGAGATGCCATCAACAAATTTCAACAGTCCCAAGTCAATTTCATGGACAACACCTTTTTTTCTGATGAGGAAAACATTGACGACAATGTATAG